The stretch of DNA CGTATTGCCTTTGTCGCGCAATTTCCGCAGCAAGTCATTCAGCCGATGTACGTCGCGCGGGTGCAAACCGACACTGGGCTCGTCAAAAATATAAGTGACGTCCACCAGACTGCCGCTCAGATGCTTTACCATTTTGACGCGCTGCGACTCGCCGCCGGACAATGTATCCGTCTCCCGATCAAGCGTCAAGTAGTCAAGCCCGATATCCACCAGATGCAGTAGCCGCTCCGTCAGCGATTTAACAATCGGCGCGGCGTTCGCGTTGTCAATCTCCTGTATGACGCGGATAAGCTGTCCGACCTCCATGGAGGACATATCCGCAATGTTCCGCCCGTTGATCCGGCAGTTAAGCGCAGCCGGACTGAGTCTCGCGCCGCGGCAGCTGGGGCAGACACCCTCGGTGATGTACGGGGCGACGGTTTGTTGAGTGCGCTCGGAATACGTTTTCAGATCCCGTTTGATGTACTTATTGGTAAACTTCTCGACGCAGCCTTCCACCGTAAGGTTCACAGTCTTCCCGCCGAACTGCACCGCCACTTTCCTTGCCTTTCCGTACAGCAGCTGTTCCAATTTCTCCTCCGGATATTCGTTTAGCTTCTGGTCAAGATCAAAAATCCCCAACTGCACGATCAGGTTCCAATCCATACTGCCAACCGTATAGCCCGGCAGCAGGATCGCCCCTTCATTCAACGATTTTGTCATATCCACCGCTTTCTTGATGTCGACGCCAAGACTGCGTCCGATCCCGTTGCAATGAGGACACATGCCTTGCGGATCGTTAAACGAAAACATGGATGCAGGTCCGACATAGGGCTGGCCCACCCTGGAAAAAAGCAACCGGACAAGCGGCGAAATATCGGTAATCGTGCCCATCGTCGAATGAGATCCGCCGCCCAGCCGCTTTTGATCCACAATCACAGCCATGCTCAAGTTTTCGATCGCATCCGCGTCCGGCTGCGGTATGTGCGGCAAAAAAGTGCGGACGAACATGCTGAAGTTTTCGTTCAGCAGGCGCTGAGATTCGGCGGCGATCGTATCGAAAACGATTGATGACTTGCCGGAACCCGATACGCCGGTAAAAACGGTAATTTTGCGCTTGGGAATGCGCAATGATACATTTTTCAGGTTATTCTCCCTGGCGCCGCGAATTTCAATAAATTCCTGGGACATAAATACCTTCCTTTACCCATATTTTTGAACCCGATCAGATCAATCGCAACAGCAAGTATACTCGCGGCAAAAAGGCCCGCTGCAACGGTGCGCAGGCCTATTGTTCTTCCGCGGGCACAAGTACATTATTTGCCGTTTGCCTGCATTGTTATGGAAACTTTTCGCTCTTGCTGATTCCAGGCGATTTTTGCCCCTAATGATTCACTGAAGAAACGTGCTGGCAGATATGAAATATTATAGTTGATAAAAGGTTTATTCTGCAAAATAATTTGCCCGCCGTTCAAATCCGTCACGCCGGTTCTGTAGTTAACGCTGATCGTAACGGGGCTTTTATCGGGTTGTTCCATTGCGACAGTTGCCACTTTCGTATCATTATTCCACGTAATTTCCGCACCCAAATCTTCGAAGATTGATCGGATGGGGACAAAAATACGATCGTTCTTCATGATAGCGCCATTGCTTAATTGAACCGCTTTGCCATTTAACTCGACTGTGATCGGCGGTTGAACCGGCACGGGTTGGTTATACGAAAAAACGAAATCGCCATAGCCCAGATCTGCATACTTATTGACGCCCCATCCCCAGAGAGAGCCATCATTTTTTTGCATGATGATATGACGGTCGCCTATTTGAACCGAT from Bacilli bacterium encodes:
- a CDS encoding excinuclease ABC subunit UvrA, with product MSQEFIEIRGARENNLKNVSLRIPKRKITVFTGVSGSGKSSIVFDTIAAESQRLLNENFSMFVRTFLPHIPQPDADAIENLSMAVIVDQKRLGGGSHSTMGTITDISPLVRLLFSRVGQPYVGPASMFSFNDPQGMCPHCNGIGRSLGVDIKKAVDMTKSLNEGAILLPGYTVGSMDWNLIVQLGIFDLDQKLNEYPEEKLEQLLYGKARKVAVQFGGKTVNLTVEGCVEKFTNKYIKRDLKTYSERTQQTVAPYITEGVCPSCRGARLSPAALNCRINGRNIADMSSMEVGQLIRVIQEIDNANAAPIVKSLTERLLHLVDIGLDYLTLDRETDTLSGGESQRVKMVKHLSGSLVDVTYIFDEPSVGLHPRDVHRLNDLLRKLRDKGNTVIVVEHDPDVIKVADHIVDVGPLAGSRGGKIVYEGSLQGLLAANTITGAHMKRPLTLKHACRQPSGMLSIKNATLHNLRNVSVDIPTGVLTVVTGVAGSGKSTLINEVFLSQHPDAIAIDQSAIGVSTRSNPATYTGIMDDVRKAFASANKVNPGLFSFNSKGACENCQGLGVVYTDLSFLEEVKLPCEVCGGKRFKEEVLAYKLNGKSIAEVLAMTVDEALDFFQQKEVVRKLQALHDVGLNYLTLGQPLSTLSGGECQRIKLASELHKQGSIYV